From the genome of Bacteroides sp. MSB163, one region includes:
- a CDS encoding MgtC/SapB family protein — protein sequence MEKLYEYLPRELVTFVLVTLFSLLIGLSQRKISLKREGETTLFGTDRTFTFIGILGYLLYILDPVDYRLFMGGGAILGLLLGLNYYVKQSQFHVFGVTTIIIALITYCIAPIVATQPSWFYVMVVVTVLLFTELKHTFTELAQRMKNDEMITLAKFLAISGIILPMLPNENLIPDINLTPYTVWLATVVVSGISYLSYLLRRYVFHESGILVSGIIGGLYSSTATISVLARKSRKAPAQEAPEYAAAMLLAVSMMFLRFLILIGIFSKAILAEIYPYLLIMSFVTAGVAWYLHRKRKPIPVTGEEAEEEDSSNPLEFKVALIFAVLFVIFTIVTHYTLIYTGTGGLNVLSFIAGLSDITPFILNLLQGSGIAVVVVTACCMQAIVSNIAVNMCYALFFAGGKSPLRRWVLRGFGCVIAVNVCMLLFFYLL from the coding sequence ATGGAGAAACTTTATGAATACCTGCCTAGAGAACTGGTGACCTTTGTATTGGTGACTTTGTTTTCTTTATTAATAGGACTTTCACAGCGGAAAATCAGTTTGAAGCGTGAAGGGGAGACAACGTTGTTCGGTACGGACCGCACGTTCACTTTTATAGGTATTTTGGGGTATCTGCTTTATATTCTTGATCCGGTGGATTACCGCTTGTTTATGGGCGGTGGCGCTATATTGGGACTGCTGTTGGGATTGAACTATTACGTTAAACAATCTCAGTTCCATGTATTCGGGGTTACTACCATTATTATCGCACTCATCACTTATTGTATTGCTCCTATTGTAGCCACACAACCCTCCTGGTTTTACGTGATGGTGGTTGTGACGGTATTGCTCTTTACCGAATTGAAGCATACTTTTACAGAACTCGCACAGCGCATGAAGAATGACGAGATGATTACTCTTGCCAAGTTCCTCGCTATCAGTGGCATTATCTTACCGATGTTGCCGAATGAAAATCTGATACCCGACATTAATTTGACTCCTTATACCGTTTGGTTGGCTACGGTAGTTGTATCCGGTATCTCTTATCTGTCTTATCTGTTGAGGCGATATGTATTTCATGAGTCCGGTATTCTGGTATCTGGTATTATAGGTGGTTTGTATAGCAGTACGGCAACTATTTCTGTTCTGGCACGTAAGAGTCGCAAGGCACCTGCGCAGGAGGCGCCGGAATATGCCGCAGCAATGTTGTTGGCCGTGAGTATGATGTTTCTTCGTTTCCTTATACTAATAGGTATATTCAGTAAGGCGATTCTTGCGGAAATTTATCCATACCTGCTTATTATGTCCTTCGTTACGGCGGGCGTGGCCTGGTATCTGCATCGGAAGCGTAAGCCGATTCCGGTGACGGGCGAAGAAGCTGAAGAAGAAGATAGCAGTAACCCGTTGGAATTTAAAGTTGCATTGATTTTTGCCGTTCTGTTTGTGATATTCACCATTGTGACACATTATACTTTGATTTATACCGGTACGGGTGGATTGAATGTCTTGTCGTTCATTGCCGGGTTGAGTGATATCACTCCATTTATTCTGAACTTACTGCAAGGTTCGGGCATTGCCGTTGTGGTGGTGACAGCTTGTTGTATGCAGGCTATCGTGAGCAATATTGCCGTGAATATGTGCTATGCGTTGTTCTTTGCAGGCGGGAAGAGTCCGTTGCGCCGGTGGGTGCTGCGTGGTTTTGGATGTGTGATCGCGGTTAACGTTTGCATGCTGCTTTTTTTCTATTTGTTATAA
- a CDS encoding CYTH domain-containing protein gives MSQEIERKFLVTGEYKSRAYEQSRIVQGYISSARGRTVRVRIRNGKGYLTIKGASDASGLSRYEWEKEIPLNEAEELMKLCEPGVIDKTRYLVHSGRHTFEVDEFYGENEGLVVAEVELASEDEAFEKPDFIGQEVTGDVRYYNSQLMKHPYTVW, from the coding sequence ATGTCGCAAGAAATAGAACGGAAATTCCTCGTGACGGGGGAGTACAAATCTAGGGCGTATGAACAAAGCCGTATTGTACAAGGTTATATCAGTAGTGCAAGAGGCCGGACCGTGCGGGTGCGCATCCGTAACGGAAAGGGATATCTTACGATAAAAGGTGCTTCCGATGCCTCGGGACTCAGCCGATATGAGTGGGAAAAAGAGATTCCATTGAATGAAGCGGAGGAACTGATGAAACTTTGTGAACCGGGTGTTATTGATAAAACCCGTTATCTGGTGCACAGCGGACGGCATACGTTTGAGGTGGATGAGTTCTACGGTGAAAATGAAGGTTTGGTAGTTGCTGAAGTGGAATTGGCTTCGGAAGACGAGGCTTTCGAAAAGCCGGACTTCATAGGGCAGGAAGTAACAGGCGACGTCCGTTACTATAACTCGCAACTGATGAAGCATCCATACACTGTTTGGTAA
- the prfB gene encoding peptide chain release factor 2 encodes MITIEQLKSIKERTEALYRYLDIEGKKIQVEEEQLRTQAPGFWDDQKTAEAQMKKVKGLQQWIAGYNEVKTLSDELQLAFDFYKDELVTEEEIDEAYAKASVAIDELELKNMLRDEADQMDCVLKINSGAGGTESQDWASMLMRMYLRYAETNGYKAVISNLQEGDEAGIKTCTIEISGDYAYGYLKGENGVHRLVRVSPYNAQGKRMTSFASVFVTPLVDDTIEVNINVANISWDTFRSSGAGGQNVNKVESGVRLRYQFKDPYTGEEEEILIENTETRDQPKNRENAMRQLRSILYDKELQHRMAEQAKVEAGKKKIEWGSQIRSYVFDDRRVKDHRTNFQTSDVNGVMDGKIDGFIKAYLMEFAGQED; translated from the coding sequence ATGATTACCATAGAACAACTGAAAAGCATTAAAGAGCGCACCGAGGCACTCTACCGCTATCTGGACATCGAAGGAAAGAAGATCCAGGTAGAAGAAGAACAGTTGCGCACACAGGCTCCGGGTTTCTGGGATGACCAGAAGACGGCTGAGGCACAGATGAAGAAGGTGAAAGGTTTGCAACAGTGGATAGCCGGTTATAATGAAGTAAAGACATTATCGGATGAATTGCAACTGGCCTTTGACTTCTACAAGGATGAACTTGTAACCGAGGAAGAGATAGATGAAGCTTATGCCAAAGCCTCTGTTGCCATTGATGAACTTGAACTGAAAAATATGCTTCGTGATGAAGCCGACCAGATGGATTGTGTGTTGAAAATCAACTCCGGTGCAGGTGGCACGGAAAGTCAGGACTGGGCAAGCATGCTGATGCGTATGTATTTGCGCTATGCCGAAACCAATGGCTACAAGGCTGTCATTTCTAACTTGCAGGAAGGTGATGAAGCCGGTATCAAAACCTGTACTATCGAGATTTCAGGTGATTATGCCTATGGCTATCTGAAAGGGGAGAACGGTGTGCATCGTCTGGTGCGTGTATCTCCTTACAATGCGCAAGGCAAGCGTATGACTTCTTTTGCTTCTGTTTTTGTAACTCCGCTGGTTGATGATACCATTGAGGTAAACATCAATGTTGCTAATATCTCCTGGGATACTTTCCGTTCCAGTGGTGCCGGTGGGCAGAATGTGAACAAGGTGGAATCCGGAGTTCGTCTGCGTTATCAGTTCAAAGACCCGTATACGGGCGAGGAAGAGGAAATCCTGATTGAAAATACGGAAACCCGTGACCAACCCAAGAATCGCGAGAATGCAATGCGCCAGTTACGTTCCATTCTGTATGATAAGGAACTTCAGCACCGCATGGCCGAACAAGCCAAGGTGGAAGCCGGGAAGAAGAAGATCGAATGGGGTTCGCAGATACGAAGCTATGTATTCGATGACCGCCGTGTAAAAGACCACCGTACTAACTTCCAGACTTCGGATGTCAATGGAGTGATGGATGGTAAGATAGATGGCTTCATTAAGGCGTATCTGATGGAATTTGCGGGGCAAGAGGATTAA
- a CDS encoding M16 family metallopeptidase has product MNKLFRQIGLTFILLVAISLGSCTSKYSYETVPNDPLKARIYTLDNGLKVYMTVNKETPRIQTYIAVRVGGKNDPAETTGLAHYFEHLMFKGTTNFGTQNYEIEKPLLDQIEEQFEIYRKTTDSLERKAIYAKIDSISYEASKYAIPNEYDKLMAAIGANGTNAYTSFDVTCYTEDIPSNQIDNWAKIQAERFENCVIRGFHTELETVYEEKNMSLTRDPRKVYEAVLSSLFPHHPYGTQTVLGTQEDLKNPSITNIKEYYKKWYVPNNMAICLSGDFDPDQMIATIDKYFGGLKPNTDLPKLDLPKETPITAPVVREVLGPDAESVALAWRFPGAADKDVETLQVVSQILYNGQAGLFDLDLTQQQKTLSSYCYPMTMSDYSALLMQGRPKQGQTLDEVKDLMLGELKKLRDGDFDEKMLEANINNFKLYQMQQLENNDARADMFVQSFVNGSDWADEVTALNRMSKLTKNDIVTFVNKYLKDDNYAVIYKRQGKDPNEKKMPKPEITPIVMNRDTASTFLKEIQASVVTPIEPVFLDYSKDLTQLKAKSDIPVLYKQNTTNDIFQLIYLFDMGNNNDKALGTAAQYLEYLGTADMTPEEVKSEFYRLACSFFVSPGSKRTYVVLSGLNENMPAAMALFEKLLANAQVNKEAYANMANDILKSRKDAKLNQMQNFSRLVSYATYGPKSPATNLLTEAELTSMDPQQLVDRIKQLSSFKHRILYYGPSNQDDLLAIINKEHQAPEALKEIPEGNNFEALLTPETKIFIAPYDAKQIYMSQISNKGEKFDPAAESGRQLYNEYFGGGMNSIVFQEMRESRGLAYSAWAGMLKPSYLTDPYMLRTQIATQNDKMIDAINTFNDIINNMPESEAAFKLAKDGMIARMRTDRTIKMDVIWDYISAQYLGQNVDSRIKLYNDVQNMTLQDVIDYQNKWIKGRTYTYCILGDKKELDINALKKVGPVIELKQEDIFGY; this is encoded by the coding sequence ATGAACAAACTATTCCGACAAATTGGTTTAACGTTTATCCTACTGGTAGCGATAAGCTTAGGTAGTTGTACTTCGAAGTACAGCTACGAAACAGTGCCCAACGATCCGCTGAAAGCGCGCATCTACACTCTGGACAACGGTTTGAAAGTCTACATGACTGTAAACAAGGAAACGCCGCGCATACAGACGTACATTGCAGTACGTGTAGGTGGTAAAAACGACCCCGCAGAAACTACCGGATTGGCTCATTATTTCGAGCACCTGATGTTTAAAGGGACCACAAACTTCGGTACTCAGAACTATGAAATTGAAAAGCCTTTGCTTGACCAGATCGAAGAACAATTCGAAATTTATCGCAAGACTACGGACAGCCTTGAACGTAAAGCTATTTATGCAAAAATCGATAGCATCTCCTACGAAGCATCCAAATATGCCATCCCCAACGAATATGACAAACTGATGGCTGCCATCGGTGCCAACGGAACAAATGCCTACACCAGTTTCGACGTTACTTGCTACACGGAAGACATCCCTAGCAATCAGATTGACAACTGGGCAAAAATTCAGGCAGAACGTTTTGAGAATTGCGTGATCCGCGGTTTCCACACTGAGTTGGAAACGGTTTACGAAGAAAAGAACATGTCGCTGACCCGCGACCCACGCAAAGTTTACGAAGCAGTGCTTTCTTCTCTTTTCCCACACCATCCGTATGGAACACAAACCGTACTTGGCACCCAGGAAGACCTGAAAAATCCTTCAATCACCAACATCAAAGAATATTATAAGAAATGGTACGTACCCAACAACATGGCTATCTGCCTTTCCGGTGATTTCGATCCCGATCAGATGATTGCAACCATTGATAAATATTTTGGTGGTTTGAAACCGAATACTGATCTGCCGAAACTGGATCTGCCGAAAGAGACCCCGATTACAGCACCTGTTGTTCGTGAAGTACTCGGTCCGGATGCCGAAAGCGTTGCTCTTGCATGGCGCTTCCCCGGAGCAGCCGACAAAGATGTGGAAACGCTACAAGTGGTTTCCCAGATACTCTACAACGGACAAGCCGGCCTGTTCGACCTTGACCTAACACAACAACAGAAGACGTTAAGTTCTTATTGCTATCCTATGACCATGAGCGATTACAGCGCGCTGTTGATGCAGGGACGCCCTAAACAAGGGCAGACTCTGGACGAAGTGAAAGACCTCATGCTGGGTGAACTGAAGAAACTCCGCGACGGCGACTTCGATGAAAAGATGCTGGAAGCCAATATCAACAACTTCAAACTGTATCAGATGCAGCAGTTGGAAAACAATGACGCGCGTGCCGACATGTTTGTACAGTCATTCGTAAACGGCAGTGACTGGGCAGACGAAGTTACCGCCCTCAACCGCATGTCCAAACTGACCAAGAATGATATCGTAACCTTTGTCAATAAATATCTGAAAGATGATAACTATGCCGTTATCTACAAAAGACAAGGTAAAGACCCGAATGAAAAGAAGATGCCGAAACCCGAAATCACTCCTATTGTGATGAATCGTGACACTGCCAGTACCTTCCTGAAAGAAATACAGGCAAGCGTAGTGACTCCTATCGAACCGGTATTCCTGGACTATTCCAAAGATCTTACCCAACTGAAAGCAAAATCGGATATTCCTGTACTTTACAAACAGAATACAACGAATGATATTTTCCAGTTGATTTACCTCTTTGATATGGGTAACAACAATGACAAGGCACTCGGTACCGCTGCCCAATATCTGGAATACCTCGGTACTGCCGACATGACTCCGGAAGAGGTTAAGAGCGAATTCTATCGTCTTGCGTGCTCATTCTTTGTATCTCCGGGTAGCAAACGTACTTATGTCGTACTCTCCGGCCTCAACGAAAATATGCCTGCTGCCATGGCTCTCTTCGAAAAACTGTTGGCAAATGCCCAGGTAAATAAAGAGGCTTATGCAAATATGGCTAACGATATTCTGAAATCCCGCAAGGACGCTAAGCTGAATCAGATGCAAAACTTCTCGCGCCTGGTGTCTTATGCCACTTATGGTCCGAAATCTCCGGCAACCAATCTGCTGACCGAAGCTGAGCTGACTTCTATGGATCCGCAACAGCTTGTGGACCGTATCAAACAGCTGAGCAGCTTCAAGCACCGTATTCTTTACTATGGACCAAGCAACCAGGATGACCTGCTTGCCATCATTAATAAAGAGCATCAGGCACCGGAGGCTTTGAAAGAAATTCCTGAAGGAAATAACTTTGAAGCACTATTGACGCCGGAAACGAAAATTTTCATTGCTCCGTATGATGCCAAACAAATCTATATGTCGCAAATCTCCAACAAAGGAGAGAAATTTGATCCTGCTGCTGAATCCGGTCGTCAACTATACAACGAATACTTCGGTGGCGGCATGAATTCCATCGTATTCCAGGAAATGCGCGAAAGCCGCGGTTTGGCTTACTCGGCATGGGCCGGTATGTTGAAGCCAAGCTATTTGACAGATCCTTATATGCTACGCACACAGATTGCTACGCAGAATGACAAGATGATAGACGCCATCAATACATTCAATGACATCATCAACAATATGCCTGAATCGGAAGCTGCCTTCAAACTGGCCAAAGACGGCATGATTGCCCGTATGCGTACCGACCGCACCATCAAGATGGATGTTATCTGGGATTATATCAGCGCTCAATATCTGGGACAGAACGTAGATAGCCGTATCAAGCTGTATAACGATGTGCAGAACATGACGTTACAGGATGTTATCGACTACCAGAATAAATGGATCAAGGGACGCACCTATACATACTGTATCCTTGGTGACAAAAAAGAGCTGGATATAAATGCTTTGAAAAAAGTAGGTCCGGTAATTGAACTGAAACAGGAAGATATCTTCGGATATTAA
- a CDS encoding glycoside hydrolase family 28 protein: MKRLFIFIMGVMMAVVATSRTFDMKQLGADAKGIKPCTKLINQTIEKAASEGGGTIYFPAGTYLTATIHMKSNITLHLESGAIVRFSDRFEDYLPFVTARWEGTVMQTLSPLIYAHSADNLTITGRGTLDGNGLKWWLWEFETRKVIKENGGKLSSLDKLQQMWVDANKDLEISDYYKPSLERKMFRPPFIQFYECTNILIENVKIINSPFWTVNPAFCDNVTIHGVTINNPSSNPKGPNTDGINPSSCRNVRISDCFISVGDDCITIKSGRDADGRKYGKACENITITNCIMLSGHGGVVIGSEMSGGVKRIAISNCVFDGTNAGIRLKASRGRGGVVEDIRVDNIVMKNIQGDAFIFDLFYDRLSKVEPVSERTPIFRNIHLSNVTGNDIKRIGYIKGIEEMPISELSFSNMNIVAGKGFQAETATDIRFNNVSFTVEEGPSLNIRQCKDIFLNDVRTKQPIAGQPVVNIEKDVEKVTVIHCDSTLVARN, translated from the coding sequence ATGAAACGTTTATTCATCTTTATTATGGGAGTAATGATGGCTGTGGTAGCCACGTCCCGCACGTTCGACATGAAACAATTGGGGGCTGATGCCAAAGGCATCAAGCCATGTACGAAACTGATTAACCAGACTATTGAAAAAGCAGCTTCGGAAGGAGGTGGAACCATCTATTTTCCTGCCGGGACTTATCTGACTGCTACTATCCACATGAAAAGTAACATTACATTGCATCTGGAATCAGGTGCCATTGTGCGCTTTTCAGACAGATTCGAGGATTATCTGCCTTTTGTAACCGCGCGCTGGGAAGGAACCGTTATGCAAACCTTATCCCCACTGATTTACGCACATTCGGCAGATAATCTGACCATTACCGGGCGCGGAACGCTGGATGGGAACGGGCTGAAATGGTGGTTATGGGAATTTGAGACACGTAAGGTGATAAAGGAAAACGGTGGTAAGCTATCTTCTCTGGATAAGTTACAGCAAATGTGGGTGGATGCCAATAAGGACCTGGAAATATCCGATTACTATAAGCCTTCGCTGGAACGTAAAATGTTCCGTCCGCCTTTTATTCAGTTCTACGAATGTACGAATATCCTCATTGAAAATGTGAAGATCATCAACTCTCCTTTCTGGACTGTCAATCCGGCCTTCTGTGATAACGTTACAATACATGGAGTAACTATCAATAACCCGTCAAGCAATCCCAAAGGACCGAATACGGACGGTATCAATCCGAGTTCCTGCCGGAATGTACGCATCTCCGACTGTTTTATCAGTGTTGGAGACGATTGTATTACCATCAAGTCCGGACGTGATGCCGACGGACGTAAATATGGGAAAGCATGCGAGAACATCACAATCACCAATTGTATCATGCTTTCCGGTCACGGTGGAGTGGTCATCGGCAGCGAAATGTCGGGTGGTGTAAAAAGGATAGCTATATCCAATTGTGTGTTTGATGGAACGAATGCCGGTATCAGGTTAAAAGCATCCCGCGGACGCGGTGGTGTAGTAGAAGATATACGGGTAGACAATATCGTAATGAAGAATATACAAGGAGATGCCTTTATTTTCGATTTATTTTATGACCGTTTATCGAAAGTAGAACCGGTAAGCGAACGTACTCCTATTTTCCGGAATATCCATTTAAGTAATGTTACGGGGAATGATATCAAGCGGATAGGCTATATAAAAGGTATTGAGGAAATGCCTATATCGGAACTGTCTTTCTCCAACATGAATATAGTGGCCGGAAAAGGATTTCAGGCGGAAACAGCCACCGATATCCGTTTTAACAACGTAAGTTTCACCGTAGAAGAAGGACCTTCACTCAACATCCGACAATGCAAGGATATATTCCTGAATGACGTGCGGACAAAGCAACCGATAGCCGGTCAGCCGGTGGTGAATATTGAAAAAGATGTGGAGAAAGTGACGGTTATCCATTGCGATTCGACACTGGTGGCAAGAAACTAA
- the xyl3A gene encoding xylan 1,4-beta-xylosidase, with the protein MMKRKLFYLLPFFALTGCGEPSYKDASLSPERRAELLVKELTLEEKAQLMMDGSRSVERLGIKPYNWWNEALHGVARAGLATVFPQPIGMAASFNPEMVYEVFNAVSDEARAKNTYYASQDSRERYQGLTMWTPTVNIYRDPRWGRGIETYGEDPYLTSRMGVMVVKGLQGPADGKYDKLHACAKHFAVHSGPEWNRHSFNAENIKPRDLYETYLPPFEALVKEGKVEEVMCAYNRFEGDPCCGSDRLLMQILRGEWGFDGIVVSDCGAIADFYNDRGHHTHPDAESASAAAVISGTDLECGSSYKALIESVKKGLISEETVDTSVKRLMKARFALGEMDEPEKVSWTKIPFSVVASAAHDSLALNMARESMTLLMNKDHFLPLKRGGLTVAIMGPNANDSVMQWGNYNGMPPHTVTILDGVRNLLGADDKLIYEQGCPWVERTLIQSAFSQCKSDKGPGFTARYWNNLKREGEPVTTAQVTTPFRFCTSGATVFAPGVNLTDFSATYNSVFTPKESGEIVLEVYCYGSGRLRVNGEEVKSFSNKHGARKSTHAMKVQAGKSYDLELDFEYLRSDAQLNFDLGFKKDVDIRKSVERVKDADIVIFASGISPSLEGEEMGVNLPGFKKGDRTDIELPAVQRELIDALHRAGKKIILVNCSGSPVGLEPETQKCEAVLQAWYPGQQGGTAVAEVLFGDYNPAGKLPVTFYRNVSQLPDFEDYNMTGRTYRYMQDVPLFPFGYGLSYTTFGYGKTVLDKNELTAGQSLKLTVPVTNTGKRNGEEVVQVYLRKQGDAEGPVKTLRAFKRVHIPAGKTVNVEFDLKDKELEWWDDQSNTVRVCPGSYDIMVGGSSKEEDLQHTTVAIK; encoded by the coding sequence ATGATGAAAAGAAAACTTTTTTATTTATTGCCTTTCTTTGCTTTGACAGGTTGCGGAGAGCCATCCTACAAGGATGCTTCTTTATCTCCTGAAAGGCGGGCGGAACTTCTGGTGAAGGAACTTACACTGGAAGAGAAGGCGCAACTTATGATGGATGGTTCCCGCTCCGTGGAACGATTGGGTATTAAACCATATAACTGGTGGAATGAGGCGCTGCATGGCGTTGCCCGGGCAGGTTTGGCTACAGTCTTTCCTCAGCCAATAGGTATGGCAGCATCCTTCAACCCGGAAATGGTGTACGAAGTGTTCAATGCCGTGTCGGATGAAGCACGTGCGAAGAATACTTACTACGCATCTCAGGATAGCCGTGAACGCTATCAGGGTTTAACCATGTGGACTCCCACAGTGAATATCTACCGTGATCCGCGCTGGGGCAGGGGTATTGAGACCTATGGTGAAGACCCTTATCTGACAAGCCGGATGGGCGTGATGGTAGTAAAAGGTTTGCAAGGACCTGCCGATGGAAAATATGATAAACTGCATGCCTGCGCCAAGCACTTTGCCGTACATTCGGGACCGGAGTGGAATCGTCACTCTTTTAATGCGGAGAATATAAAGCCACGTGATTTGTATGAAACTTATCTGCCCCCCTTCGAAGCATTGGTGAAAGAAGGGAAAGTGGAAGAAGTGATGTGCGCTTACAACCGTTTTGAAGGTGATCCCTGCTGTGGGAGTGATCGTCTGCTGATGCAGATATTGCGTGGAGAATGGGGATTCGATGGTATAGTCGTATCTGATTGCGGTGCAATAGCCGACTTCTACAACGACCGTGGTCATCACACCCATCCTGATGCAGAGTCAGCCTCTGCCGCGGCGGTGATCAGTGGGACAGACTTGGAGTGTGGTTCCAGTTATAAGGCTTTGATAGAGAGCGTAAAAAAAGGATTAATTTCTGAAGAGACTGTGGATACGTCTGTCAAGCGACTGATGAAAGCTCGTTTTGCATTGGGGGAAATGGATGAACCGGAAAAAGTATCCTGGACCAAGATACCTTTCTCCGTGGTAGCTTCTGCAGCTCACGACTCTTTGGCATTGAATATGGCCCGTGAATCCATGACATTGTTGATGAATAAGGATCACTTCCTGCCGCTGAAACGTGGCGGACTGACGGTAGCCATTATGGGTCCGAATGCGAATGACTCAGTGATGCAATGGGGAAATTATAACGGAATGCCGCCTCACACCGTCACTATTCTTGATGGAGTGCGGAATTTGCTTGGCGCTGATGATAAACTGATCTATGAGCAAGGCTGCCCATGGGTGGAAAGAACTCTGATTCAGAGTGCATTCAGCCAGTGTAAGTCAGACAAAGGTCCCGGGTTTACGGCTCGTTACTGGAATAACCTGAAACGTGAAGGCGAACCGGTAACCACTGCACAGGTAACCACTCCTTTCCGCTTTTGTACTTCGGGGGCTACGGTGTTTGCTCCGGGAGTGAATCTGACGGATTTCTCCGCGACTTATAACAGCGTATTTACTCCTAAGGAATCAGGAGAAATCGTTCTTGAGGTTTATTGCTATGGTAGTGGAAGACTTCGTGTGAACGGAGAAGAAGTGAAAAGTTTCTCAAACAAGCACGGTGCAAGAAAATCTACTCATGCGATGAAGGTGCAGGCGGGTAAATCGTATGATCTGGAACTTGATTTTGAGTATCTGAGAAGTGATGCACAGCTGAACTTTGATCTTGGATTTAAGAAAGATGTGGATATAAGGAAATCTGTTGAGCGTGTAAAGGATGCAGATATCGTTATTTTTGCGAGCGGTATATCTCCCAGCCTTGAAGGAGAGGAGATGGGAGTAAATCTTCCCGGCTTCAAGAAGGGAGATCGTACGGATATTGAATTACCCGCTGTTCAGCGTGAACTGATTGATGCCCTGCATCGTGCAGGTAAGAAGATTATTCTGGTTAACTGTTCAGGATCGCCTGTCGGTCTGGAGCCTGAGACCCAGAAGTGCGAAGCTGTCTTGCAGGCATGGTATCCCGGTCAACAAGGTGGTACGGCTGTTGCCGAGGTATTGTTCGGTGATTATAATCCGGCGGGGAAATTACCGGTTACTTTCTATCGCAATGTGTCTCAGTTGCCCGATTTTGAGGATTATAACATGACCGGAAGAACTTACAGATATATGCAGGATGTACCTTTGTTCCCATTCGGTTATGGTCTTAGTTATACCACCTTCGGCTATGGTAAAACCGTACTTGACAAGAATGAACTTACAGCCGGACAGTCTTTGAAACTTACTGTACCCGTTACAAATACGGGCAAGCGTAACGGAGAAGAAGTGGTGCAGGTTTATCTTAGAAAACAAGGAGATGCGGAAGGGCCGGTTAAAACCCTGCGTGCTTTCAAGCGCGTGCACATCCCGGCTGGAAAGACCGTCAATGTGGAGTTCGATCTGAAAGATAAAGAATTGGAGTGGTGGGACGATCAATCCAATACAGTAAGAGTTTGTCCGGGTAGCTATGATATCATGGTAGGAGGAAGCTCTAAAGAGGAAGATTTGCAGCATACGACGGTTGCTATAAAATAG